Proteins encoded together in one Triticum dicoccoides isolate Atlit2015 ecotype Zavitan chromosome 7B, WEW_v2.0, whole genome shotgun sequence window:
- the LOC119338106 gene encoding uncharacterized protein LOC119338106: MVFSKVEVNLKRLLEAAPRQQNQAKLVHYITTARELLEQLGAEITPEGISSVSKAKLSEYSEKIEALAATLASLVPENENLVDESREQDNSYEREKVGSPISLSSGLRRRSTAQMEVGPSSHERKEKDTGAPIKLDAEAQAHIEKHRKLQEDLTDEMVDLARQLKESSLLMNQSVQDTEKILDSTERAVEHSLASTGRATARASEVYSLASKTTCFQWLLIFLMTCMFVMVVLLIRIT, encoded by the exons ATGGTGTTCAGCAAGGTGGAAGTGAACCTGAAAAGGCTGCTTGAGGCGGCCCCCCGCCAGCAGAATCAGGCTAAGCTTGTCCAT TACATAACCACAGCCAGGGAGCTGTTGGAGCAGCTTGGAGCTGAAATTACACCAGAAGGAATATCAAG TGTTTCAAAAGCTAAGCTCAGTGAGTATTCAGAAAAGATTGAAGCACTAGCTGCCACGCTTGCTTCTCTAGTG CCAGAAAATGAAAATCTGGTTGATGAGAGTAGAGAGCAAGACAACTCTTATGAAAGAGAAAAGGTTGGGAGTCCAATATCCTTATCATCAGGATTGCGGAGGAGATCGAC GGCTCAGATGGAGGTTGGACCAAGCAGtcatgaaagaaaagaaaaagacacTGGAGCACCTATTAAATTGGATGCAGAAGCTCAGGCTCATATTGAGAAGCATAG GAAGCTGCAAGAAGATCTAACTGACGAAATGGTTGACTTAGCACGCCAGCTGAAGGAGAGTAGCCTTTTAATGAACCAATCCGTGCAAGATACAGAGAAG ATCCTCGATTCCACCGAGAGAGCCGTGGAGCATAGCCTGGCGAGCACCGGCCGTGCAACGGCGCGAGCCTCGGAGGTCTACTCGCTGGCCTCCAAGACAACCTGCTTCCAGTGGTTGCTCATCTTTCTGATGACCTGCATGTTTGTCATGGTGGTTCTGCTCATACGGATCACCTGA
- the LOC119340238 gene encoding bidirectional sugar transporter SWEET11-like, whose amino-acid sequence MAGGLFDMSHPASALAGIAGNIVSFFVFLAPMATFLQIYRKKTTGGFSSVPYVVALFSCSLLIFYALLKTHSPLLLTINSFGCCIETVYIIAYLVYAPPRARLRTLAYFFVLDVAAFGLVLVVTMYAFAPAHRVKFLGSVCLAFSMAVFVAPLSIIVKVIKTKSVEFLPVGLSFCLVLSAVAWFCYGLFTKDPFVMYPNVGGFFFSCVQIGLYCWYRKPSNAVLPTTTADAGNGNGGSADQPQVQVIELPVHSVAILSVGPVPILGVHKIEVIAAEQQTVIDVKDAAKAAEVDQPEVIEIVPAPAV is encoded by the exons ATGGCTGGGGGCCTCTTCGACATGTCTCACCCGGCGAGCGCCCTCGCCGGCATCGCAG GAAACATCGTCTCCTTCTTCGTGTTCCTCGCGCCAAT GGCGACGTTCCTGCAGATCTACAGGAAGAAGACGACGGGCGGGTTCAGCTCGGTGCCGTACGTGGTGGCGCTCTTCAGCTGCTCGCTGCTCATCTTCTACGCGCTGCTCAAGACCCACTCCCCCCTcctgctcaccatcaacagcttcgGCTGCTGCATCGAGACCGTCTACATCATCGCCTACCTCGTCTACGCGCCGCCCCGGGCCAGGCTCAGGACGCTCGCCTACTTCTTCGTCCTCGACGTCGCCGCCTTCGGCCTCGTCCTCGTCGTCACCATGTACGCCTTCGCGCCGGCCCACCGCGTCAAGTTCCTCGGCAGCGTCTGCCTCGCCTTCTCCATGGCCGTCTTCGTCGCGCCGCTCTCCATCATC GTCAAGGTGATCAAGACCAAGAGCGTGGAGTTCCTGCCCGTCGGCCTCTCCTTCTGCCTCGTCCTCAGCGCTGTCGCCTGGTTCTGCTACGGCCTCTTCACCAAGGACCCATTCGTCATG TACCCGAACGTGGGCGGCTTCTTCTTCAGCTGCGTCCAGATTGGGCTCTACTGCTGGTACCGCAAGCCCAGCAACGCCGTGCTGCCCACTACTACCGCCGACGCCGGCAACGGCAATGGCGGCTCCGCGGACCAGCCGCAGGTGCAGGTGATCGAGCTGCCCGTGCACTCCGTCGCCATCCTGTCCGTGGGCCCCGTCCCGATCCTCGGCGTGCACAAGATCGAGGTCATCGCAGCAGAGCAGCAGACCGTCATCGACGTCAAGGACGCCGCCAAGGCGGCCGAGGTCGACCAGCCGGAGGTCATCGAGATCGTCCCCGCCCCCGCCGTGTGA
- the LOC119335262 gene encoding probable protein S-acyltransferase 7, translating into MYVPRPSRSDGSRDAGEQPRVYQVWRGNNEFFLQGRLIFGPDARSIFLTMSLIFVPVVVFCVFVARHLINDFPDHCGISVMVVVVVFTVYDLTLLLLTSGRDPGIIPRNTHPPEPESIYGSNYIRGQTPLRLPRTRDVVVNGISVKVKYCDTCLLYRPPRCSHCSICNNCVERFDHHCPWVGQCIGQRNYRFFYMFVFSTMLICLYVFAFCWVYIIKISDAEHLSIGRAMLKTPASIVLIVYCFLCVWFVGGLSVFHFYLMSTNQTTYENFRYRYDRLANPYNRGILNNILEIFCSSIPPSKNNFRARVTVEQGVEQARSSSRGSMSPNMGKAVGDLEMGKKPAPWDEPRTTADIGDLEVGLGGMLDEKEGRVTHASPDVSRDELSAELVEGRAGMHSRHSSWDPRAETSESVNGNSVQTAPTEEANGGGHVTTSGVH; encoded by the exons ATGTACGTGCCACGGCCCTCCCGCTCCGATGGCAGCCGAGACGCCGGCGAGCAGCCTAGGGTTTACCAGGTTTGGCGCGGAAACAAC GAATTCTTCTTGCAAGGGAGGCTTATATTTGGGCCTGATGCGAGATCCATATTTCTTACTATGTCCCTCATCTTTGTACCAGTGGTGGTGTTCTGTGTGTTTGTCGCCAGACACCTCATAAATGACTTTCCTGATCACTGTGGTATCTCAGTGATGGTAGTGGTAGTTGTCTTCACCGTCTAT GATTTGACGCTACTTCTTCTTACATCTGGTAGAGACCCTGGAATAATACCTCGCAATACTCACCCTCCTGAACCTGAAAGCATCTATGGGAGCAATTACATTAGAGGTCAAACACCGCTCCGTTTGCCTCGGACGAGGGATGTTGTTGTAAACGGAATTAGTGTGAAGGTTAAGTATTGTGACACCTGCTTGCTTTACCGACCACCTCGATGCTCACACTGTTCTATTTGCAATAACTGCGTGGAACGGTTTGATCATCATTGCCCATGGGTTGGCCAATGCATTGGGCAG CGTAATTATCGGTTCTTCTACATGTTTGTATTCTCCACCATGTTAATCTGCCTCTACGTATTTGCCTTCTGTTGGGTGTACATAATCAAGATTAGTGATGCTGAGCATTTGTCAATTGGGAGGGCAATGTTAAAGACACCAGCCTCAATTGTTCTGATTGTCTACTGTTTTCTTTGTGTGTGGTTTGTTGGTGGTCTGTCTGTCTTCCATTTCTATCTGATGAGCACAAACCAG ACAACTTATGAAAATTTCAGATACCGCTATGATCGGCTGGCTAACCCCTATAACAGAGGTATTCTGAACAACATTCTAGAGATATTCTGCAGCTCTATTCCTCCTTCAAAGAACAATTTTCGTGCAAGAGTCACGGTAGAGCAAGGTGTAGAACAAGCACGATCTTCATCTAGGGGTTCCATGAGCCCCAACATGGGCAAGGCTGTTGGAGATCTTGAAATGGGCAAGAAGCCAGCGCCTTGGGATGAACCCAGGACGACAGCCGATATTGGCGACTTGGAAGTAGGTCTTGGTGGCATGTTGGATGAGAAAGAGGGCAGAGTAACCCATGCATCCCCAGATGTTAGCCGAGATGAACTTTCCGCGGAGCTTGTGGAAGGCCGAGCAGGCATGCATTCAAGGCATTCAAGCTGGGATCCTAGAGCTGAAACCTCGGAGTCAGTGAACGGCAATTCTGTGCAAACAGCCCCTACCGAGGAGGCTAATGGGGGCGGCCATGTTACTACGAGCGGTGTGCACTAG